From the Candidatus Bathyarchaeia archaeon genome, one window contains:
- the psmB gene encoding archaeal proteasome endopeptidase complex subunit beta produces the protein MTNSDLEKRLVMKGTTTIGVVCKDGVILASDTRVTMGFYVAHKHGKKIYKIDDHIGMTIAGSVADAQRTVDIVTANAQLYKINMNRPIPVSSAARIIANLLFSARYVPFLAQVLVGGVDDTGPHVFSLDPFGSLTEEKCVATGSGSPIAYGVLEDQYKEDMSVEELLPVIVKAVSSAMKRDAASGDSFNIAVIDGNGYRELLDKEKKKLLHS, from the coding sequence ATGACAAACAGTGATTTGGAAAAGCGGTTAGTGATGAAAGGAACCACAACCATAGGCGTCGTCTGCAAAGACGGAGTCATATTGGCTTCAGACACACGGGTAACCATGGGTTTCTACGTGGCTCATAAACATGGGAAGAAAATATACAAGATAGACGATCATATAGGCATGACTATTGCTGGTTCAGTGGCTGATGCGCAGAGAACTGTGGATATAGTCACGGCTAATGCGCAGCTTTATAAGATAAATATGAACCGACCAATTCCCGTTAGTTCTGCAGCGAGAATTATTGCGAACCTTCTGTTTTCTGCTAGGTATGTGCCTTTTCTGGCGCAAGTTCTGGTGGGCGGTGTAGACGACACTGGGCCTCATGTATTTTCTTTGGACCCTTTTGGCAGCTTGACTGAAGAAAAGTGTGTTGCGACTGGTTCTGGTTCGCCGATAGCTTACGGTGTTCTTGAAGACCAATACAAGGAAGACATGTCTGTTGAGGAGCTTTTGCCTGTTATTGTTAAGGCTGTCAGTTCTGCTATGAAGCGTGATGCAGCAAGCGGAGACAGCTTTAACATTGCAGTAATCGACGGGAATGGCTATAGAGAGTTGCTTGACAAGGAGAAAAAGAAGCTTCTGCATAGTTGA
- a CDS encoding beta-CASP ribonuclease aCPSF1: protein MRKLKVAPNSEKDKIEISQYILGHVPKEAEVTRIEYEGSTLAVYAKKPEILVEQSSLVADIVNVIRKRIVIRSDPSVRLPEKDSERAVREIIPPEAEVTDINFDPSLGEIIIEAKKPGLVIGKNGAVLQEIIKRTKWRPHVLRSPPLRSKIVTHMRHYLHSESKERERILRMIGERIFRPKTYEIGDVRVTALGGVQEVGRSAFLVQTRESSVLLDCGINPGSSRPFEAFPRLDNPLFELDSLDAVVVSHAHLDHCGLVPFLYKYGYDGPVYCSAPTSNLMTLLQLDYLDVANKQGITAPYDQKDVRECVLHTIPLRYGVVTDIAPDIRLTLHNAGHILGSSMVHLHIGEGLHNVVYTGDYKYARTMLLEAATSEFPRVETIITESTYGGPDDFMPSRVEAEERLTAIVNETLEHKGKVLIPVPAVGRAQEIMLIIDGYMRRGLMKEAPVFIEGMISEATAIHTAYPEYLGREVRNSILHDGVNPFQSDYFTVVEHPNVRQEIIEGEPCIIMATSGMLEGGPVIEYFKSLADDERNTVVFVSYQIEGTLGRRVQKGLTEATMMSAEGKMDVVKVRLHVDSIEGFSGHSDRRQIINYVTHLKPKPERVVICHGERAKCHSIANFIQRNCGVQTLVPATMETFRLL from the coding sequence TTGAGGAAGTTAAAAGTGGCGCCAAACTCTGAAAAAGACAAAATAGAAATAAGCCAGTACATATTAGGGCACGTTCCGAAAGAGGCTGAAGTAACAAGAATCGAATATGAAGGGTCAACGCTGGCGGTTTACGCCAAAAAACCAGAAATTTTAGTCGAACAAAGCAGCTTAGTTGCGGACATAGTCAATGTGATAAGAAAAAGGATAGTCATACGTTCCGACCCATCAGTGAGGCTTCCAGAAAAAGATTCAGAGCGTGCAGTGCGTGAAATAATTCCGCCGGAAGCTGAAGTGACAGACATAAACTTTGACCCAAGTCTCGGCGAAATAATAATTGAAGCGAAAAAGCCAGGACTTGTCATCGGAAAAAATGGTGCAGTTCTTCAAGAGATTATAAAGCGGACAAAATGGCGGCCTCATGTTTTGCGGAGCCCTCCATTACGTTCTAAAATAGTAACTCACATGCGCCATTACCTTCATTCTGAAAGTAAGGAAAGAGAGAGAATACTGCGGATGATTGGAGAGAGAATTTTTAGACCTAAAACTTACGAAATTGGTGACGTGCGTGTTACGGCGCTCGGCGGAGTTCAAGAGGTTGGGCGGTCAGCGTTTCTGGTTCAGACAAGAGAAAGCAGTGTATTGTTAGACTGCGGCATTAATCCTGGTTCTTCTAGGCCTTTTGAGGCTTTTCCGAGGCTTGATAACCCGTTGTTTGAGCTTGATTCTTTGGATGCTGTGGTTGTTAGTCATGCACATCTTGACCATTGCGGTTTGGTTCCGTTCCTTTACAAGTATGGGTATGACGGCCCAGTTTACTGTTCTGCGCCGACTTCGAACCTTATGACGCTTCTTCAACTTGACTATCTTGACGTGGCTAACAAGCAAGGCATAACGGCACCTTACGACCAGAAGGATGTTCGCGAATGTGTGCTGCATACTATTCCTTTACGGTATGGCGTCGTTACGGATATTGCTCCGGACATTCGTTTAACTCTGCATAATGCTGGTCACATTTTAGGCTCTTCGATGGTTCATTTGCATATAGGCGAAGGCTTGCATAACGTGGTTTATACTGGCGACTACAAGTATGCCCGAACGATGCTTTTGGAAGCGGCGACATCAGAGTTTCCAAGAGTTGAAACTATAATCACCGAAAGCACTTACGGAGGTCCAGACGATTTCATGCCTTCACGCGTTGAAGCTGAAGAACGTTTGACGGCGATTGTAAATGAAACTCTTGAGCACAAAGGCAAAGTTTTGATTCCAGTGCCAGCAGTTGGAAGAGCACAAGAAATAATGCTTATTATCGATGGTTATATGCGACGTGGTTTGATGAAGGAGGCGCCCGTGTTCATCGAGGGCATGATTTCTGAAGCCACAGCAATTCACACGGCTTATCCGGAATATTTGGGAAGAGAAGTTCGCAATAGCATACTTCATGACGGAGTTAATCCTTTCCAGTCTGATTATTTTACGGTTGTTGAGCACCCGAATGTTAGACAAGAGATTATCGAAGGTGAACCGTGCATTATTATGGCAACTTCTGGAATGCTCGAAGGCGGACCCGTAATAGAATATTTCAAAAGTTTAGCAGACGACGAACGAAACACTGTGGTTTTCGTTAGCTACCAAATTGAAGGCACTTTGGGAAGAAGAGTGCAAAAGGGCTTAACTGAAGCTACTATGATGAGCGCTGAAGGAAAAATGGATGTTGTTAAAGTTAGATTGCATGTGGACTCGATTGAAGGCTTTTCCGGGCACTCGGATAGACGACAAATAATCAACTACGTGACTCATTTGAAGCCAAAACCCGAAAGAGTTGTCATATGCCACGGCGAAAGAGCAAAATGCCACAGCATAGCAAACTTCATCCAGAGAAACTGTGGAGTACAAACGCTTGTGCCGGCAACCATGGAAACTTTCAGACTTCTCTAG
- a CDS encoding malate dehydrogenase, with protein sequence MITIIGAGKVGSAAAFNILRYRIGDVVLIDIFENLAKGEALDMMQTAPAIEFDGKIVGTNDFSAMKGSEIVILAAGEARKPGMTRIDLMNKNAAIVKSVVKEIVKYAPDCKLMVVTNPVDIMTYVAYKESGFERNRVFGMGNILDTLRFRSYIATELNVSREDVRALVIGEHGDSMVPLVEYASVSGIPITKLLREEQIEKIVNLTVSSGADVIKLKGSTTYAPAATIAIMADAILRGRNRVMSVSTYLQGEYGFSDVSIGVPVVLGRNGIERVLELELTSEVKRRFENSVLTIKEAIKKLNG encoded by the coding sequence ATGATAACTATAATTGGCGCTGGAAAAGTAGGAAGCGCAGCAGCATTCAACATCTTAAGGTACAGAATAGGCGATGTTGTGTTAATTGACATTTTTGAGAATTTAGCTAAAGGCGAAGCATTAGACATGATGCAAACAGCACCAGCGATTGAGTTTGATGGGAAAATTGTGGGAACAAATGATTTCAGTGCAATGAAAGGCTCAGAAATTGTAATATTGGCAGCTGGTGAAGCGAGAAAACCGGGGATGACACGGATTGACCTTATGAACAAGAATGCGGCTATAGTTAAATCTGTAGTTAAGGAAATTGTGAAGTATGCGCCTGATTGTAAGTTGATGGTTGTCACGAATCCTGTTGACATTATGACTTATGTGGCTTACAAGGAGTCTGGTTTTGAAAGAAATCGGGTTTTTGGGATGGGAAACATTTTGGACACTCTGCGTTTCAGGTCTTACATTGCGACTGAGTTGAATGTTTCTAGGGAGGATGTTCGTGCTTTAGTTATAGGTGAGCATGGTGATTCTATGGTTCCGCTTGTTGAGTATGCTTCTGTTTCTGGGATACCTATAACGAAGTTGCTTAGGGAAGAACAGATTGAGAAAATAGTGAATTTAACGGTGAGTTCTGGCGCTGACGTGATAAAGTTGAAGGGATCGACAACTTATGCGCCAGCGGCAACAATCGCAATTATGGCTGATGCTATTCTCCGAGGCAGAAACAGAGTGATGAGTGTATCCACATACTTGCAGGGTGAATATGGATTTTCAGACGTTTCCATTGGTGTTCCTGTGGTTCTTGGCAGGAACGGCATAGAAAGAGTGCTAGAATTGGAATTGACGTCAGAAGTGAAAAGGCGTTTTGAAAACTCAGTGTTAACAATTAAAGAAGCCATAAAGAAACTGAATGGTTAG
- the tsaA gene encoding tRNA (N6-threonylcarbamoyladenosine(37)-N6)-methyltransferase TrmO yields MSVKGELRFIGVVEKAGEQEAIVRIFPEFCAGLKGIQDFSHIIILYWMHLRDKEEERRTLLVFPKKHAWNVETGVFACRSPSRPNPIGLCVVELVKVEECSLTVRGLDAFEDSPIVDVKPYLPRADSVPNARVPEWTLRGPPT; encoded by the coding sequence ATGAGTGTTAAGGGTGAACTTCGCTTTATTGGAGTTGTTGAAAAAGCTGGAGAACAAGAAGCCATAGTGCGGATTTTTCCAGAATTTTGTGCTGGGCTTAAGGGCATACAAGATTTTTCGCATATTATCATTCTTTACTGGATGCATTTGCGTGATAAAGAAGAGGAAAGACGGACATTGCTGGTTTTTCCAAAAAAGCACGCGTGGAACGTGGAAACGGGCGTCTTTGCTTGTAGAAGCCCTTCACGTCCAAATCCGATAGGTTTGTGTGTTGTGGAGCTGGTTAAAGTTGAAGAGTGCAGTCTGACTGTGAGGGGGCTTGACGCTTTCGAAGATTCGCCAATTGTAGATGTTAAACCATATCTTCCTAGGGCAGATTCTGTTCCGAATGCGCGTGTTCCCGAATGGACGCTGCGAGGACCACCAACATGA
- a CDS encoding adenosine-specific kinase, which translates to MEFKTVKVEVPKDCNVILGMAHFIKTVEDLYEALVNAVPNIKFGIGFCESSGPCLVRHEGNDEELRRLAAEKAFEIACGHSFLIFIKEAYPINVLDKIKKVPEVCTIYAATANPLEVIIVETEQGRGIVGVVDGFKSKGVEKTEDVKARKEFLRKIGYKLG; encoded by the coding sequence TTGGAATTTAAAACCGTGAAGGTTGAAGTACCAAAGGACTGCAATGTGATTTTAGGCATGGCACACTTCATCAAAACAGTTGAAGATTTATACGAAGCTTTGGTTAATGCCGTGCCGAACATAAAATTTGGAATAGGCTTTTGTGAAAGTTCGGGACCGTGCTTGGTGAGACATGAAGGAAACGATGAAGAATTAAGACGGTTAGCGGCGGAAAAAGCCTTTGAGATTGCGTGCGGTCACAGTTTCCTAATTTTCATTAAAGAGGCTTATCCAATAAACGTTTTAGACAAAATCAAAAAAGTGCCAGAAGTTTGCACCATTTACGCTGCTACCGCGAATCCTCTTGAAGTCATAATTGTTGAAACTGAACAGGGCAGAGGGATAGTAGGCGTTGTTGATGGGTTCAAGAGTAAAGGAGTAGAAAAGACTGAGGATGTTAAAGCAAGGAAGGAGTTCTTAAGGAAAATCGGTTATAAGCTTGGCTAA
- a CDS encoding MFS transporter, producing MKNPIKGSSLNLASSVHVFFNLGLFQFLTFVRRGVFYTFMINYLYTLMPKTTLTAALGTLNMVASALGQNLLWGRISDRYRLRTKLIIIGETIAAFSYIIVFITHKSLIDVGSSFAAGLAIIFGLSLLEFFWSMSDVGWATLLTDVTTPEIRGKVVGTLNFIASLGRMTGIIFAGFLYCGGEGFRNGTIFYIVTALLFTGTVTMAFTSRRVKARSHEQNQKTAMKNNENDVEFAKESERTYKWFLISLIIIVLGAASINQIFLLFIDLPEGLNASDAEMSLILSAWTIGGMLASIVSGGLADKIGRSKVLFVGLILAAITPLFYSVPLNVPLMALTYGLNGVAFWTLYTVGFAFAGDIIPEHKRGRLLSRYNTVMALSWGPAGFLVGGPIADVQIEVFGLPRHAAYVNAFYMSSIIVVLGMIIFAIKVARRKIESDA from the coding sequence ATGAAAAATCCCATTAAAGGAAGCTCGTTAAACCTTGCATCTAGTGTGCACGTGTTTTTCAATTTGGGACTTTTCCAGTTTTTAACATTTGTGAGAAGGGGAGTTTTCTACACTTTCATGATAAACTACCTTTACACTCTAATGCCAAAAACCACGTTAACTGCGGCTCTTGGAACACTTAACATGGTGGCTTCTGCCTTGGGTCAGAACTTGTTGTGGGGAAGAATAAGTGACCGTTATAGGCTTAGAACAAAATTGATAATTATTGGCGAAACAATAGCTGCATTCAGTTACATAATCGTGTTTATCACGCACAAATCCTTAATAGATGTTGGAAGCAGTTTCGCTGCGGGTTTGGCGATAATTTTTGGTTTATCCCTATTGGAGTTTTTTTGGTCGATGTCGGATGTGGGATGGGCAACATTGCTTACGGATGTTACAACGCCCGAGATACGTGGAAAAGTGGTTGGAACGTTAAATTTCATTGCGTCATTGGGCAGAATGACTGGCATAATATTCGCTGGTTTCCTATATTGCGGTGGAGAGGGGTTTAGGAATGGCACAATATTTTACATAGTCACTGCTTTACTGTTTACTGGGACAGTGACAATGGCGTTTACGTCAAGACGCGTAAAAGCAAGAAGCCATGAACAAAACCAAAAAACTGCCATGAAAAACAACGAAAATGATGTTGAATTTGCTAAAGAAAGTGAAAGAACCTACAAGTGGTTCTTGATATCTCTCATAATCATAGTTTTGGGCGCTGCGTCAATCAATCAGATTTTTCTTCTCTTTATCGACTTGCCAGAAGGACTAAACGCAAGCGACGCGGAAATGAGCCTTATACTGAGCGCTTGGACAATAGGGGGCATGCTTGCCAGCATAGTATCTGGGGGGCTTGCAGATAAAATTGGAAGAAGCAAAGTTCTGTTCGTCGGCTTGATTCTCGCGGCAATTACGCCACTCTTCTACAGTGTGCCCTTAAATGTTCCATTAATGGCTTTAACTTATGGATTAAACGGTGTAGCATTCTGGACGCTCTACACGGTTGGTTTCGCTTTTGCTGGAGACATAATTCCAGAGCATAAAAGAGGGCGGTTGCTCAGCAGGTACAATACTGTTATGGCGTTAAGCTGGGGACCAGCCGGATTTTTGGTTGGCGGACCAATCGCAGATGTTCAAATTGAAGTGTTTGGCTTGCCTAGACATGCAGCTTATGTAAATGCTTTTTACATGTCGTCAATTATAGTAGTGTTAGGGATGATAATTTTTGCTATAAAGGTTGCAAGGAGGAAAATTGAAAGTGACGCTTAA
- a CDS encoding aminopeptidase, which translates to MVDLRVEKLAKLCVHYSVDVKPKEKVLIQGNVQAFPLMHEIYKECLLSDAYPFIMPQLDTTYTFFKYAKEHQLTYVSPFEKFLIENIDTRISVFCEPNPKRLTNIDPTRTRIFAAARNEISAIFYKRVAEGKLKWTALPYPINAQAQEAAMALEEYEDFVYNSCLVEKDNPIAEWKKIYKQQEKICEFLNKTSEIHIVGEDTDLTFNAKGRRWINCGGKENMPDGEVFTAPIENSVNGTIRFTFPGLVFGREVEDIKLAFKDGKVVKASAEKGDEFLQQVLKIEGAERIGEAAIGTNYAITKFTKNMLFDEKMGGTIHMALGNSYPESGGLNKSPIHWDILKDMKKGGEIYADGKIFYKDGKFLI; encoded by the coding sequence ATGGTTGACTTGAGAGTTGAGAAACTTGCAAAGCTTTGTGTTCATTATTCTGTGGATGTAAAACCTAAGGAGAAGGTGCTTATTCAAGGGAATGTGCAAGCGTTTCCGCTGATGCATGAAATTTACAAAGAGTGTTTGTTAAGTGACGCTTATCCTTTTATAATGCCACAACTTGATACTACTTACACATTCTTCAAATACGCCAAAGAACATCAACTCACCTACGTTTCGCCATTTGAAAAATTCCTAATAGAAAACATAGACACGCGAATATCCGTCTTCTGCGAACCAAACCCAAAAAGACTAACAAACATAGACCCAACTCGAACAAGAATTTTCGCTGCTGCCAGAAATGAAATAAGCGCAATCTTCTACAAACGCGTCGCTGAAGGCAAACTCAAATGGACAGCGTTACCATATCCTATAAACGCTCAGGCGCAAGAAGCAGCAATGGCGCTTGAAGAATACGAAGATTTCGTTTACAACAGCTGCCTTGTAGAAAAGGATAATCCTATAGCTGAATGGAAGAAAATCTACAAACAACAAGAGAAAATCTGTGAATTCTTGAACAAAACCAGTGAAATTCACATAGTAGGCGAAGATACAGACTTAACTTTTAACGCAAAGGGCAGAAGATGGATAAACTGCGGTGGAAAAGAAAACATGCCAGACGGCGAAGTATTTACTGCACCTATTGAAAATTCTGTGAACGGCACGATAAGATTTACTTTTCCAGGATTAGTTTTTGGAAGAGAAGTTGAAGACATAAAACTCGCGTTCAAAGATGGAAAGGTTGTGAAAGCATCAGCAGAAAAGGGCGACGAGTTTCTGCAACAAGTCCTTAAAATTGAAGGCGCAGAACGCATTGGAGAAGCGGCTATTGGAACTAACTATGCCATAACAAAATTCACTAAAAACATGCTTTTCGACGAAAAAATGGGCGGAACAATACACATGGCTCTTGGAAACTCTTACCCAGAATCTGGAGGCTTGAACAAGTCGCCAATCCACTGGGACATTCTAAAAGACATGAAGAAGGGCGGAGAAATCTACGCGGACGGCAAAATATTCTACAAGGACGGCAAGTTCTTAATATAA